One Ananas comosus cultivar F153 linkage group 1, ASM154086v1, whole genome shotgun sequence DNA window includes the following coding sequences:
- the LOC109718491 gene encoding uncharacterized protein LOC109718491, with the protein MYYTRRRSKRTTKEDPPLTPSQPPPTVQEESQEVIEENIKEMNKRDLIEKDLSFPTTLTREAPPTLPQQALLSQALTNTATLAKLLPSGTLLAFQLLTPVFTHNGVCDTATRSMTQALLALLAFSCILACFTDSFRSPDGRLFYGLATPHGMWLFDPSAITAADQIPDMCKYKLRAIDFVHAALSAAVFVCVALRDKNVVGCFYPQPERETQEVLDILPLGVGVICSLLFMVFPTRRHGVGHPVSPGSLSSQN; encoded by the exons atgtactacACAAGAAGGAGGTCCAAAAGAACCACCAAAGAAGACCCACCCTTAACACCTTCACAACCACCTCCAACAGTACAAGAAGAATCACAAGAAGTGATAGAGGAGAATATTAAGGAGATGAATAAGAGAGATCTCATAGAGAAGGACTTGTCATTTCCTACTACACTAACCCGAGAAGCTCCCCCGACGCTCCCCCAGCAGGCGCTGCTGTCGCAGGCACTGACGAACACGGCGACCCTGGCGAAGCTCCTCCCGTCGGGCACCCTCCTCGCCTTCCAACTCCTCACCCCGGTATTCACGCACAACGGTGTGTGCGACACCGCCACCCGCAGCATGACGCAGGCCCTCCTCGCCCTCCTGGCCTTCTCCTGCATCCTCGCCTGCTTCACCGACAGCTTCCGCTCACCCGATGGCCGCCTCTTTTATGGCCTTGCCACTCcacatg GTATGTGGCTCTTCGATCCTTCCGCCATCACTGCAGCCGACCAGATCCCCGACATGTGCAAGTACAAGCTCCGCGCGATCGACTTTGTCCATGCGGCGCTGTCAGCGGCGGTGTTCGTGTGCGTGGCCCTGCGCGACAAGAACGTGGTGGGCTGCTTCTACCCGCAGCCGGAGAGGGAGACGCAGGAGGTGCTGGACATACTCCCCCTGGGGGTCGGAGTCATCTGCAGCTTGCTCTTTATGGTGTTTCCTACAAGAAGGCACGGAGTTGGCCATCCTGTGAGCCCTGGATCACTAAGTTCACAGAATTAg